From a region of the Fibrobacter sp. UWB2 genome:
- the yidD gene encoding membrane protein insertion efficiency factor YidD, with product MTRPPISYFSIGIHAFIFLYIVIASFFLIFCLCHFWAFFSSNCRSFWTSENSIVFYIAVTIISFFIALSIFSKRILIGLIHVYQRYAPESRRRMCLFKPTCSEYALLALNKYGSIRGTIKTIDRLKRCKGGKYHIDYP from the coding sequence ATGACGCGTCCGCCTATTTCTTATTTTTCCATCGGCATTCACGCATTTATATTTCTGTATATCGTTATAGCCTCATTTTTTTTGATATTTTGCTTATGCCACTTTTGGGCATTTTTTTCATCTAATTGCCGTTCGTTTTGGACGAGCGAAAATTCAATTGTATTTTACATTGCCGTTACCATAATTTCCTTTTTCATTGCGCTCTCAATATTCTCTAAACGTATTTTGATTGGACTTATCCATGTTTATCAACGATACGCCCCTGAATCTCGTCGCAGAATGTGCCTTTTCAAGCCAACTTGTTCGGAATACGCCTTATTAGCGTTGAATAAATATGGTTCTATTCGAGGAACAATAAAAACAATTGACCGGTTAAAAAGGTGCAAAGGTGGCAAGTATCATATCGATTATCCATAA
- a CDS encoding acyl-CoA dehydrogenase family protein, translating to MNSEYANQNSYDCIQVHGGSGYMLEYACQRLYRDARITSIYEGTTQLQTVAALPHITTGSYGLMLEELEAMDVRPEYESLKARAKAMDEKYNEAIEYVKSVENNEFTDLCSRHLYELAANCVMTQLLLRDATKAPELFDKSMKVYLNLAEAEVAKHYNFVKSLRVESLESYKQA from the coding sequence ATGAACTCCGAATACGCAAACCAGAACAGCTACGACTGTATCCAGGTTCACGGCGGTTCGGGCTACATGCTTGAATACGCTTGCCAGCGCCTCTACCGCGACGCTCGTATCACCTCCATTTACGAAGGTACGACGCAGCTCCAGACGGTTGCAGCACTTCCGCACATCACCACCGGCAGCTACGGCCTCATGCTCGAAGAACTCGAAGCCATGGACGTTCGCCCGGAATACGAAAGCCTCAAGGCTCGCGCCAAGGCTATGGACGAAAAGTACAACGAAGCTATTGAATACGTGAAGTCCGTTGAAAACAACGAATTCACCGACCTCTGCAGCCGTCACTTGTACGAACTCGCCGCCAACTGCGTGATGACCCAGTTGCTCCTCCGCGATGCCACCAAGGCACCGGAACTGTTCGACAAGAGCATGAAGGTGTACTTGAACCTCGCCGAAGCCGAAGTCGCAAAGCACTACAACTTTGTGAAGAGCCTCCGCGTGGAATCGCTGGAAAGCTACAAGCAGGCATAA